From Ferrimicrobium acidiphilum DSM 19497, one genomic window encodes:
- the tadA gene encoding tRNA adenosine(34) deaminase TadA → MSLDDDRMQLCLTLATEAYQLDEVPVGAIVVVDGEVIAKAHNQTVVSRSALAHAELLALQQALSQVGDRYLSTAEVYVTLEPCAMCAGALLLARVNRLVFAARDPKAGACGSLYNLCVDPRLNHEIEVTPDVLAEEAGVLLQSFFQRRRPG, encoded by the coding sequence ATGAGTCTTGATGATGACAGAATGCAACTATGTCTGACTCTCGCTACCGAGGCATACCAACTCGATGAGGTTCCAGTTGGAGCCATAGTTGTGGTCGACGGAGAGGTGATTGCAAAGGCGCATAACCAAACTGTCGTTTCTCGCTCTGCACTCGCTCATGCAGAGCTACTCGCTCTCCAACAGGCCCTGTCCCAAGTCGGAGACCGATACCTATCGACGGCAGAAGTGTACGTGACGTTAGAGCCGTGTGCTATGTGCGCGGGAGCCCTACTGCTCGCTCGTGTCAACCGACTGGTCTTTGCTGCCCGCGATCCGAAGGCCGGCGCCTGTGGGTCGCTCTACAACCTATGTGTGGACCCTCGTCTTAACCATGAGATCGAGGTGACCCCTGATGTTCTCGCTGAGGAAGCGGGCGTACTTTTGCAAAGCTTCTTTCAACGGCGCAGGCCAGGCTAA
- a CDS encoding MBL fold metallo-hydrolase, whose protein sequence is MTELIADNIVEIDTQLGGWEHITAGYLVTGESPVLIETGSQSSAPLLIAELQSLGISPSDLAAVVLTHIHLDHAGGVGDIARVFPKAKVYVHPSGARHLADPSRLINSASMVYGPLLDSLYGRLDPTPADRIIAVEEGDTIEVTKGLHLEALMTPGHAKHHLSLWHEPTGTMFCGDAVGVKLPEVGVLWPATPPPDFDLPLATQSLEAMKSRSPSHLAFAHYGRFANAVDILDEGKDLLRDWCRVAEAAMMDGREIETALEEAFVPDLKDLDPTARDRLLTLSGVHANAMGISRWLTKRSEHNGQNSRPAD, encoded by the coding sequence ATGACGGAACTCATCGCAGACAACATCGTTGAAATCGATACACAACTCGGCGGCTGGGAACACATCACCGCTGGCTATCTAGTTACCGGGGAGAGTCCTGTTCTCATCGAAACCGGCTCGCAAAGCAGCGCTCCTCTTCTGATCGCTGAGTTACAAAGTCTCGGCATAAGCCCCTCAGACTTAGCTGCCGTTGTACTGACGCATATCCATCTCGACCACGCGGGAGGGGTAGGAGACATCGCTCGGGTATTTCCGAAGGCAAAAGTCTACGTTCACCCCAGTGGTGCTCGCCATCTCGCTGACCCTTCGCGTCTGATCAACTCGGCTTCAATGGTCTATGGACCGTTGCTCGATTCGCTCTATGGCCGCCTGGATCCAACCCCAGCGGACCGGATCATCGCAGTTGAAGAGGGAGACACCATCGAAGTCACGAAAGGCTTACATCTGGAGGCGTTAATGACGCCCGGTCACGCGAAGCATCATCTATCACTTTGGCATGAGCCGACGGGGACGATGTTCTGTGGAGATGCTGTTGGTGTGAAATTACCAGAGGTCGGCGTCCTCTGGCCCGCTACCCCGCCCCCCGATTTCGATCTCCCCTTGGCAACACAGAGTCTGGAGGCGATGAAATCGCGTTCTCCATCGCATCTTGCCTTCGCCCACTATGGGCGGTTCGCCAATGCGGTCGACATTCTTGATGAAGGCAAGGATCTGCTGCGCGACTGGTGCAGGGTTGCCGAAGCTGCCATGATGGATGGGCGTGAGATAGAGACGGCGCTAGAAGAGGCGTTCGTGCCCGACCTCAAAGATCTAGATCCAACTGCTCGCGATCGACTCCTTACGTTGAGCGGGGTCCATGCCAACGCTATGGGTATAAGCCGGTGGCTGACAAAGCGCAGTGAGCACAACGGCCAAAACTCCCGCCCTGCCGACTAA
- a CDS encoding MarP family serine protease, translating to MSAPLLASIFGFNLVDLVILALVAFSAARGLKVGATIQLGSYIGFWVGLLAGAVIAPYAAAPLPAGIIRTFVSLVILFGLASITSALGRSLGNRLSGKLDRFHLGKIDAGVGVVVSIIATLLIVWIVAALALNAPFQALSSEVSGSRIVQSLDNVLPPAPSVFSQVDALFSTAGFPPVFASIPPALAGPVALPSSAEVKAIESKVSASVLKVEGLACSEIQEGSAFVVAPGYVATNAHVVAGESNTYVIQNGSQLAATVIWYNPHLDLAVLKVPGLNAPVLHFDTQVQPRSTQAVVLGYPEGGPLTYGSAGIMAGFDATGRDIYNQGLTTRLVYEIDAIVRPGNSGGPLVNSAGQVLGVVFSRSTTNNYVGFALAAPAVAQEVHTALTTPQHKVSTEGCVP from the coding sequence GTGTCCGCTCCGTTGTTAGCTTCCATATTCGGCTTTAACCTCGTGGATCTCGTAATCCTCGCGCTCGTTGCGTTCTCAGCCGCTAGAGGTTTGAAGGTCGGTGCAACCATTCAACTCGGCTCCTACATCGGGTTTTGGGTTGGTCTCCTAGCTGGCGCCGTGATCGCACCCTACGCCGCAGCTCCGCTGCCAGCGGGCATCATACGAACCTTCGTCTCACTCGTTATTCTTTTTGGACTTGCGTCGATCACATCGGCCCTTGGGCGAAGCCTCGGCAATCGGCTCAGCGGTAAACTTGATCGCTTCCATCTTGGGAAAATCGATGCAGGCGTGGGCGTCGTGGTCTCTATCATCGCCACCCTGCTGATCGTCTGGATCGTAGCCGCCCTGGCGCTGAATGCTCCCTTTCAAGCCCTGTCCTCAGAAGTCTCCGGTTCCAGGATCGTCCAGTCGCTTGACAATGTCCTACCTCCAGCCCCTAGCGTCTTTTCTCAGGTCGACGCACTGTTCTCGACAGCTGGCTTTCCACCAGTTTTCGCCTCCATTCCACCAGCGCTTGCCGGTCCTGTGGCGCTGCCGTCTTCGGCTGAGGTGAAGGCGATCGAATCGAAAGTTTCTGCATCGGTGCTAAAGGTGGAGGGTCTCGCCTGTTCTGAAATCCAGGAAGGCTCAGCCTTTGTCGTCGCACCTGGTTACGTTGCCACCAACGCACACGTTGTAGCCGGCGAATCCAATACCTACGTGATTCAAAATGGCTCACAGCTAGCGGCTACGGTTATCTGGTACAACCCACACCTGGACCTCGCAGTATTGAAGGTGCCGGGCCTCAACGCACCCGTGTTGCATTTCGATACCCAGGTCCAACCTCGAAGCACTCAGGCCGTCGTGCTTGGTTATCCTGAGGGGGGCCCGCTTACATATGGATCTGCTGGGATCATGGCAGGCTTTGACGCCACAGGACGAGATATCTACAATCAGGGCTTGACCACTCGTCTGGTCTATGAGATCGATGCAATTGTACGCCCCGGTAACTCCGGGGGTCCCCTGGTCAACTCTGCAGGACAGGTGCTTGGTGTAGTGTTCTCTCGATCGACCACCAACAACTATGTCGGATTTGCGCTCGCTGCTCCAGCTGTTGCCCAAGAAGTGCATACAGCGCTCACTACACCACAACACAAAGTATCCACCGAAGGGTGCGTCCCCTAG